From a region of the Syntrophorhabdus sp. genome:
- a CDS encoding 4Fe-4S dicluster domain-containing protein, translating to MRPYVSRASCIDCGECVSICPYEVFADKDGTVVVEAPEDCIECGACMENCAQQAIYFDD from the coding sequence GTGCGACCTTATGTTTCCCGGGCATCCTGCATCGATTGCGGAGAATGTGTGTCCATATGCCCCTACGAAGTATTCGCCGATAAGGACGGTACCGTCGTTGTCGAGGCGCCGGAAGACTGCATCGAGTGCGGGGCGTGCATGGAGAATTGTGCGCAACAAGCCATCTACTTTGATGATTAA
- a CDS encoding aspartate carbamoyltransferase catalytic subunit, with translation MNWKRKDLLGIRDLSREEILFVLDTAESFKDISKREIKKVPTLRGKTVITLFYEPSTRTRTSFEIAAKRLSADTINISSSTSSSTKGESLKDTARNLESMRPDAIVIRHGMPGAPHMLAGILDSRIINGGDGSHEHPTQALLDLFTIRDKKGRIDGLKVVIVGDIAHSRVARSNIFSLKNFGNEVICCGPPTMIPPHLETLGVRVEYDLKRAVRNADVIMMLRIQKERGGTTYIPSTKEYSTLYGLSKGHVETARDDVIIMHPGPMNRGIEISDEVADGPSSVILDQVENGVAVRMAVLYLLIGGEA, from the coding sequence ATGAACTGGAAGAGAAAAGACCTCCTCGGTATTCGCGACCTCTCCAGAGAGGAGATACTTTTTGTTCTCGATACGGCCGAATCTTTCAAGGACATTTCAAAACGGGAGATCAAGAAGGTTCCCACCCTTAGGGGCAAGACGGTCATCACCCTCTTCTACGAGCCAAGCACCAGGACCCGCACGTCTTTCGAGATAGCAGCGAAGCGCCTCAGTGCCGACACGATAAACATATCCTCCAGCACAAGCAGTTCGACAAAGGGGGAGAGCCTCAAGGATACCGCCAGGAACCTCGAATCAATGCGGCCCGATGCCATCGTCATCCGCCATGGCATGCCCGGGGCACCCCACATGCTCGCCGGTATTCTCGACTCCCGTATCATCAACGGAGGGGACGGGTCCCACGAGCACCCCACGCAGGCCCTCCTCGACCTTTTCACCATACGCGACAAGAAAGGGCGCATCGACGGCCTCAAGGTCGTCATCGTCGGAGACATAGCCCACAGCAGGGTTGCCCGCTCGAACATATTCTCACTCAAGAATTTCGGGAACGAGGTCATCTGCTGCGGACCGCCCACCATGATACCCCCTCACCTCGAAACCCTGGGGGTCAGGGTCGAGTACGATCTCAAGCGCGCCGTGAGGAACGCCGACGTGATCATGATGCTGAGGATCCAGAAGGAGAGGGGCGGCACGACATACATACCATCGACCAAGGAGTACTCCACCCTTTACGGCCTTTCGAAGGGACATGTCGAGACCGCCCGGGATGACGTGATAATCATGCACCCGGGGCCCATGAACCGGGGTATCGAGATCTCCGACGAGGTCGCTGACGGCCCATCCTCGGTGATCCTGGACCAGGTCGAGAACGGTGTGGCGGTCCGGATGGCCGTCCTTTATCTCCTCATCGGAGGTGAAGCGTGA
- the pyrR gene encoding bifunctional pyr operon transcriptional regulator/uracil phosphoribosyltransferase PyrR, with protein MKKRVILDKKAIGRTVTRITHEILEKNEGCTGLCLIGIRTRGVYLSRRIHAKVTDVEGITLPVGALDITMYRDDISKLRWPEVKKTEISFDVNDMTVVLVDDVLHTGRTTRAAIDAIMDLGRPKRIQLAVLVDRGERELPIHPDYAGIICPVNENEEVLVRMSEIDGKDEVVIVKA; from the coding sequence ATGAAAAAAAGGGTCATTCTGGACAAGAAAGCGATCGGGCGGACGGTCACCCGGATCACCCACGAGATCCTGGAGAAGAACGAGGGATGTACCGGGTTGTGTCTCATCGGGATCAGGACGAGGGGTGTTTACCTGTCCCGGCGCATTCATGCAAAGGTGACGGACGTGGAAGGCATCACGCTGCCTGTCGGCGCTCTCGACATCACCATGTACCGCGATGACATCTCCAAGCTCCGCTGGCCCGAGGTCAAGAAGACCGAGATATCTTTCGATGTGAACGACATGACCGTTGTCCTCGTCGATGACGTCCTGCACACGGGACGCACGACGAGGGCTGCCATAGACGCCATCATGGACCTGGGACGGCCGAAGAGGATACAGCTTGCCGTCCTCGTGGACCGCGGTGAGAGGGAACTGCCCATTCACCCCGATTATGCGGGGATCATCTGTCCCGTGAATGAGAATGAAGAGGTCCTCGTCCGGATGAGCGAAATAGACGGCAAGGATGAAGTGGTGATCGTAAAAGCCTGA